In Massilistercora timonensis, the following are encoded in one genomic region:
- the efp gene encoding elongation factor P has product MVSAGDFKNGLTVEIEGTVYQILEFQHVKPGKGAAFVRTKLKNIINGGVVEKTFRPTEKFENAHIDRKEMQYLYNDGDLYYFMDTETFDQIAVNADTVGDSLKFVKENENVKVSSYQGEVFAIEPPLNVELVITETEPGFKGDTAQGATKPAIVETGAQVMVPLFVEQDDKIKIDTRTGEYLSRV; this is encoded by the coding sequence ATGGTATCAGCAGGTGATTTTAAAAATGGTCTTACCGTAGAGATTGAAGGAACGGTATATCAGATTCTGGAATTTCAGCATGTAAAACCTGGAAAGGGCGCGGCTTTCGTGCGTACAAAGCTGAAAAACATCATCAACGGCGGTGTGGTTGAGAAGACCTTCCGTCCTACAGAGAAGTTTGAGAACGCTCATATCGACCGGAAAGAGATGCAGTATCTCTACAACGACGGAGACCTTTATTACTTCATGGACACAGAGACATTTGATCAGATCGCGGTCAATGCGGATACTGTGGGAGATTCCCTGAAGTTTGTAAAGGAGAACGAGAACGTGAAGGTAAGCTCCTATCAGGGAGAGGTGTTCGCCATCGAGCCGCCGCTTAACGTGGAACTGGTGATCACAGAGACCGAGCCGGGATTCAAGGGCGATACCGCTCAGGGAGCCACCAAGCCGGCTATCGTTGAGACGGGAGCGCAGGTTATGGTTCCGCTGTTCGTTGAGCAGGACGACAAGATCAAGATCGACACCCGTACCGGTGAGTATCTTTCCCGTGTATAA
- a CDS encoding DUF5688 family protein: MTYFQFVQAVEQQVKAGVKKDHEVHIHTARKNNGVWRKGLSISESGINVAPTIYLEEYYQQFQKGATVEKITEDILELYGELRFQKSWYPEELNVYQEVREKIVYRLIHRERNQELLEQVPYVPWLDLAIVFVVLLEAGDKGSASMMICRDQLARWGVTREEVYRQARENTWRLLPVDFRSMGEVMEDALFLPSLDEILKLYVLTNRWKNYGAAAALYEGQLQAVGEMFGENFYVIPSSVHEMLILPESRVPKREELDEMIKEINEIAVAPEEVLGDRAYYYDRDKGELC; the protein is encoded by the coding sequence ATGACGTATTTTCAGTTTGTGCAGGCGGTGGAACAACAGGTAAAAGCCGGTGTGAAGAAGGATCATGAGGTCCATATCCATACGGCGCGGAAGAATAACGGTGTGTGGAGGAAGGGGCTGTCTATCTCGGAGAGCGGGATCAACGTGGCGCCTACCATCTATCTGGAGGAGTATTACCAGCAGTTTCAGAAAGGGGCCACCGTGGAGAAGATCACGGAGGACATCCTGGAGCTCTATGGGGAACTGCGGTTTCAAAAGTCCTGGTATCCGGAAGAACTCAACGTCTACCAGGAGGTGCGGGAGAAAATTGTCTACCGTCTGATCCACAGAGAGCGCAACCAGGAACTGCTGGAGCAGGTCCCTTATGTGCCCTGGCTGGATCTTGCCATTGTGTTCGTGGTCCTTCTGGAAGCAGGGGACAAGGGGAGCGCCTCCATGATGATCTGCAGGGACCAGCTTGCAAGGTGGGGAGTCACCCGGGAGGAAGTGTACCGGCAGGCCCGGGAGAATACCTGGCGGCTTCTCCCGGTGGATTTCCGATCCATGGGGGAGGTAATGGAAGACGCCCTTTTTCTTCCTTCCCTGGACGAGATCCTGAAGCTTTATGTGCTGACCAACCGGTGGAAAAACTACGGGGCGGCGGCAGCGCTCTATGAGGGACAGCTCCAGGCAGTGGGGGAGATGTTCGGAGAAAATTTCTACGTCATCCCGAGCAGTGTACACGAGATGCTGATCCTTCCGGAATCCCGGGTGCCAAAGCGGGAGGAACTGGACGAGATGATAAAGGAGATCAATGAGATCGCGGTGGCTCCGGAGGAAGTGCTGGGGGACCGGGCCTATTATTACGACCGGGACAAAGGGGAACTTTGCTGA
- a CDS encoding AzlC family ABC transporter permease produces the protein MGYRQAFRKAFPYTIPVLTGYLFIGIAFGVMFAEKGYSFLWAVLMSLLVYAGSGQYLAVNFFAPGVSLLQVVFLTLMVNIRHIFYGISLLEKFHSMGPKRWYMIFGLTDETYSLLCTTRVPEGVEEDKFLFAISIMNQSYWVVGSAIGGLAGAMLPINSEGIDFAMTALFVVIFVEQWMDQKNRIPEMVGVAAAFLCLQIFGADGFVLPSMILIILVLFVARTRLERQVTKECR, from the coding sequence ATGGGATACAGGCAGGCATTTCGAAAAGCATTTCCCTATACCATACCGGTGCTGACCGGTTATCTTTTTATTGGCATCGCTTTTGGGGTGATGTTCGCGGAGAAGGGGTATTCCTTTCTGTGGGCTGTTTTGATGAGCCTTCTGGTCTACGCGGGATCCGGCCAGTATCTGGCGGTGAATTTCTTCGCTCCCGGCGTGTCCCTCCTTCAGGTGGTGTTTCTGACGCTGATGGTGAATATCCGGCACATTTTCTACGGCATCTCTCTTCTGGAGAAGTTTCACAGTATGGGGCCGAAGCGCTGGTATATGATCTTCGGACTGACCGATGAGACTTATTCCCTTCTGTGTACCACCAGGGTGCCGGAAGGAGTGGAGGAGGACAAGTTCCTCTTCGCCATTTCTATTATGAACCAGTCCTACTGGGTGGTGGGATCTGCTATCGGCGGCCTGGCAGGCGCCATGCTTCCCATCAATTCAGAGGGGATTGATTTTGCCATGACCGCGCTTTTTGTGGTGATCTTTGTAGAACAGTGGATGGATCAAAAGAACCGGATCCCGGAGATGGTGGGCGTGGCGGCGGCCTTCCTCTGTCTGCAGATATTCGGGGCGGACGGATTTGTGCTGCCCTCCATGATCCTGATCATACTGGTCCTGTTTGTGGCCAGGACCAGGCTGGAAAGGCAGGTGACGAAGGAATGCCGGTAA
- a CDS encoding branched-chain amino acid transporter permease: protein MPVSVGMSLLIILAVALTTFATRVVPFLIFPKGKEIPPVIQYLGRVLTPAVIGLLVVYCLRQTPVMEAPHGIPEGIAVAVTALLHVWKRNNLLSIGVGTVLYMVLVQAVF from the coding sequence ATGCCGGTAAGTGTGGGAATGTCCCTTCTTATTATCCTTGCGGTGGCGCTGACAACATTTGCCACCCGTGTGGTTCCTTTTCTGATCTTTCCCAAGGGTAAAGAGATCCCGCCGGTGATCCAGTATCTGGGACGGGTCCTGACTCCTGCGGTGATCGGACTTCTGGTAGTCTACTGTCTCAGACAGACTCCGGTGATGGAAGCGCCTCACGGAATCCCGGAGGGGATCGCAGTGGCGGTGACGGCACTGCTCCATGTGTGGAAGCGGAATAATCTTCTGAGCATCGGCGTGGGCACCGTGTTGTATATGGTGTTGGTGCAGGCAGTGTTTTAA
- a CDS encoding trypsin-like peptidase domain-containing protein: MDQQYTYYSTNQNGSQNPYTQPEKKPEKKKKGAPRWVKVACLGLIFGLVASAAFQTSNLVFGKFLGNSDRASAEKTVESAKLTTSSGGTAQSDVAKIAQNAMPSVVSITNMSVQQVQNFFGGVQEQEMKSAGSGIIISQTDSELLIVTNNHVVEGSDTLTVTFADEESVEANIKGTDASKDLAVIAVDLKEIKDSTMDAIAVAQMGDSDKIQVGEQAVAIGNALGYGQSVTTGIISATGRSLEGFDIGLLQTDAAINPGNSGGALLNANGEVIGINTAKASSTEVEGMGYAIPISEVSDVITNLMNQDTKKKVSEGEQGFLGIEGVDVTSDSAQMYGMPEGVYVSGVIKGGGAEKAGITKGSVITGLNGTTIDSMATLQEQLQYYAAGTKVKLTLQVPGSGGNYKEQTVEVTLGKNTQ; this comes from the coding sequence ATGGATCAACAATATACTTATTATTCCACAAATCAGAACGGATCACAGAATCCGTATACCCAGCCGGAGAAGAAGCCGGAGAAAAAGAAAAAAGGAGCCCCCAGATGGGTGAAGGTGGCTTGTCTTGGCCTGATCTTTGGACTGGTGGCAAGCGCCGCCTTCCAGACCAGCAACCTGGTGTTTGGGAAATTCCTGGGGAATTCGGACAGGGCTTCCGCGGAGAAGACGGTGGAGAGCGCCAAGCTGACCACCAGTTCCGGCGGCACCGCTCAGTCGGATGTGGCCAAGATCGCCCAGAACGCGATGCCTTCGGTGGTATCCATCACCAATATGAGCGTTCAGCAGGTGCAGAATTTCTTTGGCGGCGTGCAGGAGCAGGAGATGAAGAGCGCAGGCTCCGGGATCATCATTTCCCAGACAGATTCCGAGCTTCTCATTGTTACCAATAATCATGTGGTGGAGGGAAGCGATACCCTGACGGTGACCTTCGCGGATGAAGAGAGCGTGGAGGCCAACATCAAGGGAACTGACGCGTCCAAGGACCTGGCAGTGATCGCGGTAGATTTAAAGGAGATCAAAGATTCCACCATGGACGCCATCGCGGTGGCCCAGATGGGAGATTCTGATAAGATCCAGGTAGGCGAACAGGCGGTGGCCATCGGAAATGCCCTGGGATACGGGCAGTCTGTGACAACAGGGATCATCTCTGCTACAGGAAGATCTCTGGAGGGATTTGACATCGGACTTCTGCAGACCGATGCGGCTATCAACCCGGGCAACAGCGGCGGCGCGCTTCTCAATGCCAACGGCGAGGTGATCGGAATCAATACGGCCAAGGCCTCCAGTACAGAGGTAGAAGGTATGGGATACGCCATCCCCATCTCGGAGGTCAGCGACGTGATCACCAATCTGATGAACCAGGATACCAAGAAGAAGGTATCGGAAGGGGAACAGGGATTCCTGGGGATCGAGGGCGTGGATGTGACATCTGACAGCGCCCAGATGTACGGAATGCCGGAGGGCGTCTATGTATCCGGTGTGATCAAAGGCGGCGGAGCCGAGAAAGCCGGGATCACCAAGGGATCTGTGATCACCGGGCTCAACGGCACCACCATCGACAGTATGGCGACCCTGCAGGAGCAGCTGCAGTATTACGCGGCCGGCACCAAGGTGAAACTGACCCTTCAGGTACCCGGCAGCGGAGGAAACTATAAGGAGCAGACGGTGGAAGTAACCCTGGGAAAGAACACCCAGTAA
- a CDS encoding manganese catalase family protein, with product MWNYEKRLQYPVKITQTNPKIAQVIISQFGGPDGELAASMRYLSQRYTMPYKEVTGLLTDIGTEELAHMEMICAIVYQLTKDLTPEEIEKYGFDKYYVDHTLGLWPQAAAGTPWTATYFQSKGDPITDLNEDLAAEQKARTTYDNILRLVKDPEVCDPIRFLREREIVHYQRFGEGLRLVQEKLDSRNFYAFNPEFDNKGCR from the coding sequence ATGTGGAATTATGAGAAACGACTGCAGTATCCGGTAAAGATTACCCAGACCAACCCTAAGATCGCCCAGGTGATCATCAGTCAGTTCGGAGGCCCGGACGGGGAACTGGCCGCCTCCATGCGCTATCTCTCCCAGCGCTACACCATGCCCTACAAGGAAGTGACCGGGCTTCTGACCGATATCGGCACAGAGGAACTGGCCCACATGGAGATGATCTGCGCCATCGTCTACCAGCTGACCAAGGACCTGACCCCCGAGGAGATCGAGAAATATGGCTTTGACAAATACTATGTAGACCACACCCTGGGCCTGTGGCCACAGGCTGCGGCAGGGACCCCCTGGACCGCCACCTACTTCCAGTCCAAGGGCGATCCCATCACAGATCTTAACGAAGACCTGGCGGCGGAACAGAAAGCCCGGACCACCTATGACAACATCCTCCGGCTGGTGAAAGACCCGGAGGTCTGCGACCCCATCCGTTTCCTGCGGGAACGGGAGATCGTCCACTACCAGCGGTTCGGCGAAGGCCTGCGGCTGGTGCAGGAGAAGCTGGACAGCAGGAATTTCTACGCCTTCAATCCGGAATTCGACAACAAAGGCTGCCGGTAA
- a CDS encoding spore coat protein CotJB: MNEARRTRKEMLDWINVVSFAVDDVKLFLDSHPDCPEALSYFQEMKEQRNQALKEYAGCFGPLTIDTASPVCQNEEKWKWVSEPWPWQEGGC, from the coding sequence ATGAACGAAGCAAGAAGGACCCGAAAAGAAATGCTGGACTGGATCAACGTAGTCAGTTTCGCCGTAGATGACGTAAAACTTTTCCTGGACTCTCACCCAGACTGTCCGGAAGCCCTCTCTTATTTCCAGGAAATGAAAGAACAGAGGAACCAGGCTCTCAAAGAATACGCCGGCTGCTTTGGCCCCCTTACCATAGACACCGCCAGCCCTGTGTGTCAGAACGAAGAAAAATGGAAATGGGTCAGCGAACCCTGGCCCTGGCAGGAAGGAGGATGTTGA
- a CDS encoding spore coat associated protein CotJA — protein sequence MPNYRYYPQDSMRRGSCGCSQTQAPCSGKAGTDPLQGMPVAMAYVPWQEWGSLYDPRQGFCCGTIFEDLNKPFQGTGGCRR from the coding sequence ATGCCCAATTATCGCTATTATCCACAGGATTCCATGCGCCGCGGCAGCTGCGGCTGCAGCCAGACGCAGGCCCCCTGTTCCGGCAAAGCCGGCACCGATCCCCTGCAGGGAATGCCCGTCGCCATGGCATACGTCCCCTGGCAGGAATGGGGCAGCCTCTATGATCCCCGCCAGGGATTCTGCTGCGGAACCATATTTGAAGACTTGAACAAACCGTTTCAGGGAACAGGAGGGTGCCGGCGATGA
- a CDS encoding site-specific DNA-methyltransferase — protein sequence MCYELVYPGKTDEKEVLAGSGERKFLRLERVFSHGGEEPWRNLLVSGDNLEFLEDVYREEDPLIRGRVKGKVNLIYIDPPFATADEFWNQEGAKAYQDKRTGAKFLEFLRRRLILAREILAPDGSIFVHLDQKMSHPVKVILDEVFGRSNFRNEIAWCYTGPSQAGKYFPRKHDTILFYSRSADYYFNPPRVRHKSGVHNSGQLFGAVGEETGKKEAMEKQGKRVEDWWTDIWSCDRYRGELAGYPTQKPEELLRRIILAATREEDLVMDFFAGSGTTAVAAEKLGRRWILCDEGKLSLAVCQRRLLTIGEGKDLKSVERRPPKYGKPPRSFGVYRLASREEENWSCPAPPGVEARIEERAGEMVLAVTEFCSCETQTGRRGKKREGNFGDLAGILTGVGREDGSFEIREFYFADRLRPEDGKIFVPLAGMAQEREIRAVFLDIYGNEAKQRFFLPGI from the coding sequence ATGTGTTATGAACTGGTCTATCCGGGGAAGACGGATGAAAAAGAGGTGCTGGCCGGGAGCGGGGAGCGAAAGTTCCTGCGGCTGGAGCGGGTATTTTCACATGGCGGCGAGGAACCGTGGAGGAATCTTCTGGTCTCTGGCGACAATTTGGAGTTTCTGGAGGATGTGTACCGGGAGGAAGATCCGCTGATCCGGGGACGGGTGAAGGGAAAGGTGAACCTGATCTACATTGATCCGCCTTTTGCTACGGCTGACGAGTTCTGGAACCAGGAAGGGGCGAAGGCGTATCAGGACAAAAGGACGGGGGCTAAATTCCTGGAGTTCCTGAGAAGACGGCTGATCCTGGCAAGGGAGATCCTGGCTCCGGACGGAAGTATCTTCGTCCATCTGGATCAGAAGATGAGCCATCCGGTGAAGGTAATCCTGGACGAGGTCTTTGGGAGGAGCAATTTCCGCAATGAGATCGCCTGGTGTTACACCGGCCCTTCTCAGGCGGGAAAATATTTTCCGAGAAAGCATGATACCATCCTGTTTTACAGCAGAAGCGCCGACTATTATTTTAACCCGCCCAGAGTGCGCCATAAGAGCGGCGTCCATAACAGCGGCCAGTTGTTTGGCGCCGTCGGGGAAGAGACGGGGAAGAAAGAGGCCATGGAGAAGCAGGGGAAGCGGGTAGAGGACTGGTGGACGGATATCTGGTCCTGCGACCGGTACCGCGGCGAACTGGCCGGTTATCCCACCCAGAAGCCGGAAGAACTGCTGCGCCGGATCATTCTGGCGGCCACCCGGGAGGAGGATCTGGTGATGGACTTTTTCGCCGGAAGCGGTACGACGGCAGTGGCGGCGGAGAAGCTGGGGAGACGATGGATCCTCTGTGATGAAGGAAAGTTATCCCTGGCGGTCTGCCAGAGGCGGCTTCTTACCATCGGAGAAGGGAAGGATCTTAAGAGCGTTGAGCGGCGCCCGCCAAAATACGGGAAGCCTCCCCGGTCTTTCGGCGTGTATCGCCTGGCATCCCGGGAGGAAGAAAACTGGTCCTGTCCGGCGCCTCCAGGGGTAGAAGCCCGGATAGAAGAACGGGCGGGGGAAATGGTCCTTGCTGTTACAGAATTCTGTTCCTGTGAGACGCAGACGGGAAGAAGGGGAAAGAAAAGAGAAGGGAATTTCGGGGACCTGGCGGGGATCCTTACAGGCGTCGGCCGGGAGGATGGAAGTTTTGAGATCCGGGAGTTTTATTTCGCGGACCGGTTGAGGCCGGAAGATGGCAAGATCTTTGTCCCTCTGGCCGGGATGGCGCAAGAGAGGGAGATCCGGGCGGTGTTTCTGGACATTTATGGAAATGAGGCAAAGCAGAGGTTTTTCCTTCCGGGAATTTAA
- a CDS encoding putative peptidoglycan glycosyltransferase FtsW, with amino-acid sequence MAGTRRRRKENTGPVPVRYYDYSLVAVLVFLVCFGLVMLYSTSAYTALIENGDSMYYFKRQILFCGAGFVIIYIVSRINYHWYIGKAKAIYFFSLFLMLLVKTPLGKEVNGARRWIRLPLGQQFQPSELAKIAVILFIPVVICKMGKEFRSLQGVAKTLAWGGVCAAAVLFLTDNLSTAVIVFGITYIVVAVAHPRTKAFLALAGIGVAGLVTFVLAFGSSLASSSDFRLRRLAVWLNPEQYADGLGYQTLQGLYAIGSGGFFGKGLGNSAQKMVIPEVQNDMILTVICEELGVFGVIVVLVLFGMLLYRIIFIAQNAPDMYGSLVVTGIFAHIALQVFLNIAVVTKMIPNTGVTLPFISYGGTSVLFLMAEMGIVLGVSRTIKLSE; translated from the coding sequence ATGGCAGGGACGCGCAGAAGAAGAAAAGAGAATACAGGGCCAGTCCCGGTTCGGTACTATGATTATAGTCTCGTGGCGGTGCTGGTCTTTCTTGTTTGTTTCGGGCTGGTGATGCTCTACAGCACCAGCGCTTATACCGCGCTGATCGAGAACGGCGACAGCATGTATTATTTTAAGAGGCAGATCCTGTTCTGCGGGGCGGGATTTGTGATCATTTATATTGTGTCCAGGATCAATTACCACTGGTATATCGGGAAGGCGAAGGCGATCTATTTTTTCTCCCTGTTCCTGATGCTTCTGGTCAAGACGCCGCTGGGGAAAGAGGTCAACGGGGCAAGACGGTGGATCCGGCTTCCTCTTGGGCAGCAGTTTCAGCCTTCGGAGCTTGCCAAGATCGCGGTGATCCTGTTTATTCCCGTGGTGATCTGCAAGATGGGGAAGGAGTTCCGGTCGCTGCAGGGTGTGGCGAAGACTCTGGCCTGGGGAGGAGTTTGCGCGGCGGCGGTGCTGTTCCTCACGGACAACCTGAGCACGGCGGTCATTGTGTTTGGCATTACCTATATCGTGGTGGCAGTGGCTCATCCGAGGACGAAAGCATTTCTTGCGTTGGCGGGGATTGGAGTGGCAGGGCTGGTGACTTTTGTCCTGGCTTTTGGGAGCAGCCTTGCTTCCAGCAGTGATTTCCGTCTGCGCAGGCTCGCAGTGTGGCTGAATCCGGAACAGTATGCAGATGGCCTGGGATACCAGACGCTGCAGGGGCTTTACGCCATTGGTTCCGGCGGATTTTTTGGCAAGGGATTGGGAAACAGCGCCCAGAAGATGGTGATCCCGGAAGTGCAGAACGATATGATCCTCACGGTGATTTGTGAGGAACTGGGGGTATTTGGGGTGATCGTGGTGCTGGTGCTCTTTGGCATGCTGCTGTACCGGATCATTTTTATCGCCCAGAACGCCCCGGATATGTATGGGTCTCTGGTGGTGACAGGTATTTTTGCCCACATTGCCCTGCAGGTATTCTTGAATATCGCGGTAGTTACAAAGATGATCCCGAATACGGGAGTGACCCTTCCCTTTATCAGTTACGGAGGTACGTCGGTGCTGTTTCTGATGGCGGAGATGGGCATTGTCCTGGGGGTGTCCAGGACCATTAAACTTAGTGAATAA